Within Topomyia yanbarensis strain Yona2022 chromosome 2, ASM3024719v1, whole genome shotgun sequence, the genomic segment CTCGAATTTTCTGATCTTTCGGTGAAGGTTCTCGTGCTCAGCAAGTCGAACtttttctcgaaatttttttccacAAAGAGTGCAGACAAACTTCTTTTCTTTGAAAAGCCTCAGCTGATGGTGTTTTAGTGATTTGTAAGTTTTAAAACGGTTGTAGCAAACGTTACATTCAAATGTGTTAGTTGTTTCACATAAAACTCTTTCAGGATAGTGGATTTTGTCTACGTGTTCTTTGAGTGCACTTTGAGTTGTGAATTTCTCCTTGCAACCACAGCATATGTTAGACTTAGTGCGCATTTCTTCCAGCACcgttattttgaatttcttcTGATGATCAATCTTAAGGTGTTTTTTGAGTACAAACAAATTAGCAAATTCTTCTTCGCACAGTGGGCATGGATGAAGAACATCCACGTACATTTTGCGTTGATGCTGCAGAAAGAGCATCTTAGTTTCAAAGCGTTTGAAACACACGGGGCATTCGAAGAGTTTGTCGCCATACTCTTTCGGGTTGGTAATACGGCTGCTCTGATGGTACATTTCTGCATGTTCTTGAACTTTTTCCTGTGAGTCTAGTGGTTCTTTGCAACAACAGCATCTCTTTGGTAGAGAATTTGACTTCACACCGTAATAAAACCGCTTACGCCTCGGCTTGTTCGCACCACTGTCCTCATCCGAAGTCATGCTTTGTTCATAATCGCTACAGATACTATCGTCGTCTGATGAATCAAAAATGTATGAATGTTCAGTTGCCCAATCATAGGATTCCACTTTTGTTTTGTGCCCCGCAGTGTTGGATTGGAGGTCTTCTTTGCGCCGTTTCTTCGGACGACCTTTTTTCCGGCGCATGGTAGGTTCTGTTTTTTCGACTGTTCCATTTGTCTCACTATACTTCAAATTGGCGTAGTCTATGAGCTCATCTTGATTATCATTTTGATCTGCAGTTGCTTCCAAAATTTCGGTCTTAATTTCTACCTCTGTGATGTATATAGATGGAACATCGTAGTCGTTTGCATAtctaaaacaaaatatttatcaaaaatatgtccTTTGCAAATATTGAATATCTTCTTCAACCAGATATTGTATCAAGAAACTTCGATTGTATTACTGTGAAAATAGACCTTACCCTTGTTCTTCTATTTTGGTCACTGAACTGTTTAATCGTGACTCTGACTCCCGTAAACTTGTCACAAAACGATAGGCACCTTCCAGATCATACTTGCAACTCATACAAATTAAGTTCATAGAGTTTTCTGAGATCTATGTTTGCATATAGTAAGTTTAACTTAGTATTCTAAGTgaatgtaaatatttttgtatatacTTACCACAACACCAAAGCAATCTTCTATTATATCAACCGAAGTTCGTTGATCTATTAGTGCCTCGACTATGGGCCACATATTCAGTGTATTTTTGGGCTCTAAGCATACCCGGCAAACTGAATCCGTCGCTTTAGTTTTCATTACAGAATTTTGTTTTTTACGTATTTGGCTATGAATATTACAACTTATCACTTTGTTTGGGTAATCGTCGATTTGacgtttgtatttttattcgcaTCAAAATAATAGTTATTTGAAAACAAGAACATAATTTGTAAATCGTCGGTGTAAAAAATATTCGTCTACAGCGAGGGGTCTGCGACTGCTTGGTCCAACAAAAAGTTGGTATATGGTAAATTTTATAAACCGCAGATATTTTACGAAATTCTGAATAAGGTGGGCATGGATGAAGAACATCCATGCATATAGCGGCATTTTCTAGAACATAAGAAGAATAAAAGTGATTTTGTGTGAAATATTAAAATTCTTTAGAAACCGTAAATCTACAGAAGACCAAATatatacactcaaaaaaagtaaacgttatgcctattgattttacacatagatttttgcaattaaaggaggcatatagacactatttgctggcacataatcctaatgtgtgtatttacaagaaatattaatcttacattcacatttcataactattaggcacataaaaccccattctataataatatgcacatataacttatgtgtgtgcatacatagtttatacagttgacacatagaaagtatgtgtgcgcgtgataacaatagcatttcttcttcatatgaattttaagcggtttgaagcaaatagaattaacgtttggatttttttcagtgtagggaaCTAGATATTTAGTCTTCTGTAGAGATACGACATATTTATCCATTGAATGTTCATTGCCTATTGAGTCGTAAAGTATGAACTTTACACCTAACTTTCGCATGAAAAACATGTAGtgcatttctacatgtaaaagtGGCAACCATGTGCATTTCATGTGTTTGtggattgaaataattcaatagatttccacatgatgttaacgtgtTAAGTTTTTTCAGTGCGCCTCACCCACCAAGAGTACTTGGTGACTTGAAGCTTTAAACTCGAAATTTTGTTTTCCAACAATGtcttttccgtgatcacgacgGCGATTGCAGAAAAACTATATAAGCGATCGTCTTATTTTTATCTTAATTGTTCGCAATTAATTTTtgtcgcaaacatgaaaacgccccgatgattaagtgaacgttagggacgatccataaatgacgtagcattttttgagtgatttttaacaccccctcccccatcgtagcatttcatcacaaacctctaaatatccCCCTGGTAACTACGTAGCTTGACGATAATTCTCCCCCCCCCTCCTTGTGAccgcaaatttttttaaaaatattaaaaacgatgttagttattcccctttaaaaaagctacgttgCATGACTTGACTCCCTGCCCCCCTGTCGTcatacatcatcacaaaatacaaaactcccccgtcccccatataatgttagttcatttatggatgatcccttatagCACTTGTAAACTTATAAAGGTGATCTCAAGCGCGAGCCTACGAACTCTTAACAGCCTTCGTACAGGCCTTCAAAATTGACTCTGATATACACTAAACAACAGTTGGCGACATGATCGGGAATTCTAATGATAAGGGGGAGTtcactctcttttagcatctgaaccgttcaCTGATAatgaagtatcagattcacCACGCACGCGATCATTAAAGAACACACGCGTTTGTGCGaacccaacaaacaattttgCTGGATAATGGCTTGTCCAGTTCTTGTCCAGCTTGTTGCCTCTTGATaaaggcttgttcagcttttGTTGTTTGCTGGGAATGACcatacctaggggcagatcactctagaaatgtataacaaatattcatcaaattagaaaaaatgcatttaatttccatttttgcatcaactttgcactccttcgcagaaaagtttgtttaacaaacgtcctacgctgattcactttgttcgacgttttgttgaatgtagggctaattttttgtagggttttgacgtcttacacgcaacgcaaaatacattgcacgcaacgcaaaatacattacgaatttatattttgatggaaagaaatgcatttaatttagcagatttttaaaaatgcatcacaagtgatctgcccctagggtcaAACGGTTGTAAAATTACATACGCAAAGTtatatacacgctagcacatgcGGCACAAAAACGCCCACGtgaacaaacacgttaacatacaaacacgtgagtccttcgcgatgatccACAAAGGTGAACAAACAATCGGGAGCCCAAGATTTCGCAAGCACAAAAACGTCCCAATGATATGGTGAACACTATTGCACTTATGAACTGATCAAAACGCGGTCTTAAGCACGAACCCATGCACGAAGTCGCTACGCTCGCACATCACATCTGAACCGTAGACTTTATTTAACACTCAGAATGacagcccgctgcaattggtttTATACGGTGTTTCagtcccgtctcgtctgcaatcgtagaaagtgattctgacagggagcccttccgagaactaAGCTTTACAGCTCCAAATTTTAGTTTGattgtaaatctactgaacAACTCTGCGTCGAACAATGTAGAAACAGTTTTAAACATAGTTTGTGGGGTAAATGCTACTGTTCATTTCTGTTCGAGTAGGTATCTCCAAATTCAGTTGCATCAGGAAAGACCACAAACAGTTAATGAGTTTATGACCCTGTTGAACATCTAATAGTATTTTGCTACAACgatgcatgcatgcatgcatgctGATTACACTCAAGGTTGAATTAGCGTAGCActgactacaccggtgtagtgcacactgagaataaaaatatgcatagttagcatactttctattcccgtctcttttattctgctgcgatttttatgcattttctagcatatatttctagtaagcattcaatgaatggatagaccgaatatgtccaatgcataaaatgtacagcagaagaaacgagaggcagatagcaAAGTATGCTATCAATGCATAAATAAATTTGTGCGCactgaaaaaaaacaaacatgcCATTAGTTGTTTTTTACACGCAGAAAAACGATTTGTTGATGCAATagaaatatggattaaattctATAAATCAAgagtgctgattcaaatggaccttagtgacaaatgtaaacaaactgagttatttgcagcacagcatgtgattacaacatagctaacgaataccgaaaaccaggattcattatacacagtatttatcaaaataacaagcattatataaaaagtcgcaaagttttcatgatcatattttgaaattttgcacttgaGACCTTTTAAAATAAAAGGACCTATgcgcgaaatatttcaaaatctctgcaactgttcataggcgccatgcaaaaacgacgcaagattcatttcattccatgTTTTCCCCACTGCACATAGGtacctacactcaaaaaaaagtaaacgttatgcctattgatt encodes:
- the LOC131679721 gene encoding gastrula zinc finger protein XlCGF57.1-like, with amino-acid sequence MKTKATDSVCRVCLEPKNTLNMWPIVEALIDQRTSVDIIEDCFGVVISENSMNLICMSCKYDLEGAYRFVTSLRESESRLNSSVTKIEEQGYANDYDVPSIYITEVEIKTEILEATADQNDNQDELIDYANLKYSETNGTVEKTEPTMRRKKGRPKKRRKEDLQSNTAGHKTKVESYDWATEHSYIFDSSDDDSICSDYEQSMTSDEDSGANKPRRKRFYYGVKSNSLPKRCCCCKEPLDSQEKVQEHAEMYHQSSRITNPKEYGDKLFECPVCFKRFETKMLFLQHQRKMYVDVLHPCPLCEEEFANLFVLKKHLKIDHQKKFKITVLEEMRTKSNICCGCKEKFTTQSALKEHVDKIHYPERVLCETTNTFECNVCYNRFKTYKSLKHHQLRLFKEKKFVCTLCGKKFREKVRLAEHENLHRKIRKFECTFCPAKFAIKNSYDVHVKMHDAEESFNCEYCGKGFRKKSLLLSHLQIHSTTRPFKCHVCPNTFNRQNLLDSHLLGHSGSKPHKCKQCSASYIHQRDLRRHIREKHEGIRSFKCSICPKAYIRQKLLVEHLKTHDE